The Sebastes umbrosus isolate fSebUmb1 unplaced genomic scaffold, fSebUmb1.pri scaffold_219_arrow_ctg1, whole genome shotgun sequence genome includes a window with the following:
- the rnpepl1 gene encoding aminopeptidase RNPEPL1 isoform X2 has protein sequence MSAVVCGEETRGQRGALAGRGRGAVWTVPVGQNPCLTFIIASILESSEFLLIDVVHEIAHGWFGNAVTNATWEEMWLSEGLATYAQRRITTEAYGEAFTCLETAVRLDALHRQLRQLGDNNPVSRLQVKFEPGVNPSSLMNLFTYEKGFCFVAYLSTLSGDVRRFDCFLRDYISEFKFQSVVAQDLIDYFLGYFPELKDAAVSQREGLEFERWLSGSGPPLYEPDLSAGGTLTRPVQDLCDLWKRSESPDLPTLETFDLSTWSTFQIVLFLDRMLDLTPLPPGVMSSLSSCYSSLFDGLNAEVLIRWLQLVVRNSFYPELPRVRAFLHKHTSRMYTVPLYDDLVAGVMKCVAVEIFNQTQRRLHPNLRRTLQQILFQNGVAPTNQNGPALSIVPPSPSSSPCPQPAATATASAAAAGTNTAIALRDVNVSA, from the exons ATGTCTGCTGTCGTGTGCGGTGAAGAAACTCGGGGGCAGCGTGGAGCGCTGGCTGGGCGTGGCCGAGGAGCTGTTTGGACCGTACCTGTGGGGCAG AACCCCTGCCTCACCTTCATCATCGCCTCCATCCTGGAGAGCAGCGAGTTCCTTCTGATCGACGTCGTCCATGAGATCGCTCACGGCTGGTTCGGCAACGCCGTCACCAACGCCACCTGGGAGGAGATGTGGCTGAGCGAGGGGCTGGCCACCTACGCCCAGCGCCGCATCACTACTGAGGCCTACG GTGAGGCATTCACCTGTCTGGAGACGGCCGTCCGATTGGACGCCCTCCATAGACAGCTGCGTCAGCTGGGAGACAACAACCCAGTGAGCCGGCTGCAGGTCAAGTTTGagccag GTGTGAACCCCAGCTCTCTGATGAACCTCTTCACCTATGAGAAAGGCTTCTGCTTCGTAGCGTACCTGAGTACGCTGAGTGGAGACGTGAGACGCTTCGACTGCTTCCTCAGG gacTACATCTCAGAGTTTAAGTTTCAGAGCGTGGTGGCTCAGGACCTCATCGACTACTTCCTGGGTTATTTCCCCGAGCTGAAGGACGCCGCCGTCTCCCAGAGAGAAg gtctGGAGTTTGAGCGCTGGCTGAGCGGGTCTGGACCTCCTCTGTATGAGCCGGACCTGTCGGCGGGGGGCACTCTGACCCGGCCCGTCCAGGACCTGTGTGACCTGTGGAAGAGGTCCGAGTCCCCGGACCTGCCGACCCTGGAGACCTTTGACCTCTCGACCTGGAGCACCTTCCAGATCGTCCTGTTCCTGGACCGCATGCTGGACCTGACCCCCCTCCCCCCAg GTGTGATGTCCAGCCTGTCTTCCTGCTACTCGTCCCTGTTTGACGGTCTGAACGCTGAGGTTCTGATCCGCTGGCTGCAGCTGGTGGTCAGAAACTCCTTCTACCCCGAACTGCCTCGAGTCCGAGCCTTCCTCCACAAACAC ACGTCCAGGATGTATACGGTGCCGCTGTATGACGACCTGGTTGCCGGGGTGATGAAATGCGTTGCCGTGGAGATTTTCAACCAGACTCAGCGCCGCCTGCATCCGAACCTCAGACGGACGTTACAGCAGATCCTGTTCCAGAACGGCGTCGCCCCGACCAATCAGAACGGCCCCGCTCTGTCCATTGTACCCccctccccatcctcctcccccTGCCCTCAGCCCGCCGCCACGGCAACTGcctccgctgctgctgccgggaCTAACACCGCCATCGCTCTGCGGGACGTTAACGTCTCCGCGTGA
- the rnpepl1 gene encoding aminopeptidase RNPEPL1 isoform X1, whose protein sequence is MSASRSSYSKQDRVFQFSMEFPVPSYLVALVAGELQHVDVGPRSRVWAEPCLLSCAVKKLGGSVERWLGVAEELFGPYLWGRCDIVFLPPSFPIVAMENPCLTFIIASILESSEFLLIDVVHEIAHGWFGNAVTNATWEEMWLSEGLATYAQRRITTEAYGEAFTCLETAVRLDALHRQLRQLGDNNPVSRLQVKFEPGVNPSSLMNLFTYEKGFCFVAYLSTLSGDVRRFDCFLRDYISEFKFQSVVAQDLIDYFLGYFPELKDAAVSQREGLEFERWLSGSGPPLYEPDLSAGGTLTRPVQDLCDLWKRSESPDLPTLETFDLSTWSTFQIVLFLDRMLDLTPLPPGVMSSLSSCYSSLFDGLNAEVLIRWLQLVVRNSFYPELPRVRAFLHKHTSRMYTVPLYDDLVAGVMKCVAVEIFNQTQRRLHPNLRRTLQQILFQNGVAPTNQNGPALSIVPPSPSSSPCPQPAATATASAAAAGTNTAIALRDVNVSA, encoded by the exons ATGAGTGCGTCCCGCAGCTCGTACTCCAAACAGGACCGGGTCTTCCAGTTCTCCATGGAGTTTCCTGTCCCGTCCTACCTGGTTGCATTGGTGGCTGGAGAGCTGCAGCACGTCGACGTCGGCCCGCG GAGTCGTGTGTGGGCGGAGCCATGTCTGCTGTCGTGTGCGGTGAAGAAACTCGGGGGCAGCGTGGAGCGCTGGCTGGGCGTGGCCGAGGAGCTGTTTGGACCGTACCTGTGGGGCAG GTGTGACATCGTgttcctccccccctccttccccATCGTCGCCATGGAGAACCCCTGCCTCACCTTCATCATCGCCTCCATCCTGGAGAGCAGCGAGTTCCTTCTGATCGACGTCGTCCATGAGATCGCTCACGGCTGGTTCGGCAACGCCGTCACCAACGCCACCTGGGAGGAGATGTGGCTGAGCGAGGGGCTGGCCACCTACGCCCAGCGCCGCATCACTACTGAGGCCTACG GTGAGGCATTCACCTGTCTGGAGACGGCCGTCCGATTGGACGCCCTCCATAGACAGCTGCGTCAGCTGGGAGACAACAACCCAGTGAGCCGGCTGCAGGTCAAGTTTGagccag GTGTGAACCCCAGCTCTCTGATGAACCTCTTCACCTATGAGAAAGGCTTCTGCTTCGTAGCGTACCTGAGTACGCTGAGTGGAGACGTGAGACGCTTCGACTGCTTCCTCAGG gacTACATCTCAGAGTTTAAGTTTCAGAGCGTGGTGGCTCAGGACCTCATCGACTACTTCCTGGGTTATTTCCCCGAGCTGAAGGACGCCGCCGTCTCCCAGAGAGAAg gtctGGAGTTTGAGCGCTGGCTGAGCGGGTCTGGACCTCCTCTGTATGAGCCGGACCTGTCGGCGGGGGGCACTCTGACCCGGCCCGTCCAGGACCTGTGTGACCTGTGGAAGAGGTCCGAGTCCCCGGACCTGCCGACCCTGGAGACCTTTGACCTCTCGACCTGGAGCACCTTCCAGATCGTCCTGTTCCTGGACCGCATGCTGGACCTGACCCCCCTCCCCCCAg GTGTGATGTCCAGCCTGTCTTCCTGCTACTCGTCCCTGTTTGACGGTCTGAACGCTGAGGTTCTGATCCGCTGGCTGCAGCTGGTGGTCAGAAACTCCTTCTACCCCGAACTGCCTCGAGTCCGAGCCTTCCTCCACAAACAC ACGTCCAGGATGTATACGGTGCCGCTGTATGACGACCTGGTTGCCGGGGTGATGAAATGCGTTGCCGTGGAGATTTTCAACCAGACTCAGCGCCGCCTGCATCCGAACCTCAGACGGACGTTACAGCAGATCCTGTTCCAGAACGGCGTCGCCCCGACCAATCAGAACGGCCCCGCTCTGTCCATTGTACCCccctccccatcctcctcccccTGCCCTCAGCCCGCCGCCACGGCAACTGcctccgctgctgctgccgggaCTAACACCGCCATCGCTCTGCGGGACGTTAACGTCTCCGCGTGA